Proteins from a single region of Chloroflexota bacterium:
- a CDS encoding alpha/beta fold hydrolase: protein MAALGVGGLAAVNTYLSVTAPPLLPPVHEETQRHLWRGFRVAYWVAGPEEAPPVVLVHGHYPFASAHEMRLPFTYLSEDFRVYLLDLLGYGLSARPPLVYERELYEALIADFVRDVVGRPAHVIASTLSAAHAIASAVASPDLFRSLVLICPAGIGVWDTPPTQAQRSLHALLRSPVLGEAVFHALVSRASIAHVLRDRVYANPSLVTEEMIDHCYAAAHQPGARFAPAAFLGGLLNRDVRRPFGNLASPVCLVWGRLADFVPVALSQSFLTRNERARLHVIDDAGTVPQDEQAEAFRDLAREFIREVERH from the coding sequence ATGGCGGCGCTGGGTGTGGGCGGGCTGGCCGCTGTGAACACCTATCTGTCCGTGACGGCTCCTCCGTTGCTTCCCCCGGTGCATGAGGAGACGCAGCGGCACCTGTGGCGTGGATTCCGTGTCGCGTACTGGGTTGCCGGGCCGGAGGAGGCCCCTCCCGTCGTGCTGGTGCATGGCCACTATCCATTTGCCTCCGCTCACGAGATGCGCCTTCCCTTCACCTATCTATCCGAAGACTTTCGCGTGTATCTGCTGGATCTGTTGGGGTATGGATTGTCCGCTCGCCCGCCGCTGGTGTATGAGCGGGAGCTCTATGAGGCCCTGATCGCCGACTTCGTGCGGGATGTGGTCGGCCGGCCGGCACATGTGATCGCGAGCACCCTCAGCGCGGCGCACGCGATCGCCTCCGCTGTGGCGTCCCCCGATCTGTTTCGGTCGCTGGTCCTGATCTGTCCGGCGGGCATTGGGGTGTGGGATACCCCGCCTACACAGGCGCAGCGTTCTCTGCACGCCCTGCTGCGCTCGCCGGTCCTGGGCGAGGCCGTGTTCCACGCGCTCGTCTCGCGGGCCTCCATCGCGCACGTGTTGCGCGATCGTGTGTACGCCAACCCGAGCCTGGTCACGGAGGAGATGATCGACCACTGTTACGCGGCCGCTCATCAGCCAGGCGCCCGTTTCGCCCCTGCCGCCTTTCTGGGAGGGCTGCTCAACCGCGATGTTCGCCGTCCCTTCGGGAACCTGGCGTCGCCGGTATGTCTGGTCTGGGGGCGGCTGGCAGATTTCGTCCCGGTGGCGCTCTCCCAGAGCTTCCTGACGCGAAATGAGCGGGCTCGCCTGCACGTCATCGACGACGCGGGGACGGTCCCGCAGGATGAGCAGGCGGAGGCGTTTCGCGATCTGGCTCGGGAGTTCATACGCGAGGTCGAGCGTCATTAG
- a CDS encoding LysE family transporter: MELIAIVAAFWVISLSGALSPGPLTALAISEGARAGFWSGPKLALGHGLIEGALVLAIAYGLGSWLQQPVVAGTIGLAGGVLLLWMGYGLVAGVWRGHLSLQDAHAASPPSAVRLGQVPAGVLMSVGNPYWSLWWATFGASQILRVAPYGLWALAFFYVVGHWTADLGWLSLLSMATASGRRVISDRVYRITLVVCGLFLIAFAVYFGWSGWGFLARAMSR; encoded by the coding sequence GTGGAACTCATCGCGATCGTCGCTGCATTCTGGGTGATCAGCCTCTCGGGGGCGCTCTCGCCGGGGCCGCTCACGGCGCTGGCGATCAGCGAGGGCGCCCGCGCCGGGTTCTGGAGCGGTCCCAAGCTGGCGCTGGGACACGGGTTGATCGAGGGAGCCCTGGTGTTGGCCATCGCGTATGGGCTGGGGAGCTGGCTCCAACAGCCGGTAGTGGCCGGGACGATCGGCCTGGCGGGCGGGGTACTGCTCCTGTGGATGGGATATGGGCTGGTTGCGGGCGTCTGGCGCGGCCATCTGTCCCTGCAGGATGCGCACGCGGCGTCGCCCCCGAGCGCTGTGCGGCTGGGGCAGGTCCCCGCCGGGGTGTTGATGAGCGTCGGCAATCCTTACTGGTCGCTTTGGTGGGCTACCTTCGGGGCCAGCCAGATCCTGCGGGTCGCCCCGTATGGCTTGTGGGCGCTGGCGTTCTTCTACGTCGTGGGGCATTGGACCGCGGATCTGGGTTGGCTGAGCCTTCTGAGCATGGCCACGGCGTCGGGGCGGCGCGTGATCAGCGATCGGGTATATCGGATCACGCTGGTCGTGTGCGGGCTCTTTCTGATCGCCTTTGCCGTCTATTTCGGTTGGTCCGGATGGGGGTTCCTGGCGCGGGCGATGTCCAGGTGA